From Miscanthus floridulus cultivar M001 chromosome 15, ASM1932011v1, whole genome shotgun sequence, the proteins below share one genomic window:
- the LOC136508239 gene encoding uncharacterized protein: MTPKPDGLSTQRRSSRTDSPPPRARVGGAIPALAAVLAAVAANPSALVGARATTAVVPTPSSQPSSPLPPATSSNRAAFTRSGNNELISSANTYAQGRNMWYLQSFLVRYGNFQAEEDISSAV; the protein is encoded by the exons ATGACTCCCAAACCTGACGGACTCAGCACCCAGCGTCGCTCGTCACGTACGGACTCACCACCACCGCGAGCTCGCGTGGGGGGCGCCATCCCTGCCCTGGCCGCCGTcctcgccgccgtggccgccaacCCCAGCGCGCTCGTCGGAGCCCGAGCCACCACTGCCGTCGTCCCCACCCCGTCATCACAGCCATCGTCCCCGCTCCCACCGGCCACGAGCTCGAACAGAGCGG CTTTTACTAGATCTGGGAATAATGAACTTATTTCTTCGGCCAATACATATGCACAG GGGCGAAATATGTGGTACCTTCAGTCTTTTTTAGTGCGGTATGGAAACTTCCAAGCTGAG GAAGATATTTCAAGTGCGGTATGA